From one Thalassospira lucentensis genomic stretch:
- a CDS encoding GNAT family N-acetyltransferase: protein MISIRAAKIDDVSMISQIHAFCWRETYAFMPEAVLRSRSREYRQQQWLDWFDSHEDSDGLFVIEAGQKVVGFCFCCRNKDPDIDGKGEMHAAYVLPDYRGRETGPIMMLTMVDFLTERRLIPPVLWAFRDNPIRFWYAQMGWRSQVKRDRVIEGQRLPEVGYVCDDCNRLRQRLQLLIRRYCSENASMQIPRHSQMPAHQTFPIPIAVSPGNNRKVTEMNQQTPLGPL, encoded by the coding sequence ATGATTTCGATCAGGGCCGCAAAAATCGACGATGTTTCAATGATTTCGCAGATTCACGCCTTCTGCTGGCGTGAAACATATGCCTTCATGCCCGAAGCCGTTTTACGCAGTCGGTCGCGAGAATATCGTCAACAGCAATGGCTGGACTGGTTCGACTCCCACGAAGATAGCGATGGATTATTCGTGATCGAGGCCGGTCAAAAGGTCGTTGGGTTTTGTTTCTGTTGTCGCAATAAGGATCCGGACATCGACGGAAAAGGCGAAATGCACGCTGCTTATGTTCTGCCGGACTATCGTGGCCGGGAAACTGGGCCGATCATGATGTTGACCATGGTTGATTTTTTGACCGAACGTCGCCTGATCCCGCCGGTGCTTTGGGCTTTCCGTGATAATCCGATCCGCTTCTGGTATGCGCAAATGGGATGGCGCAGTCAGGTCAAACGCGACCGCGTAATTGAAGGTCAGCGGTTGCCGGAAGTCGGCTATGTCTGTGATGATTGCAACCGGTTGCGGCAACGGTTGCAGCTATTGATCAGGCGCTATTGTTCTGAAAACGCTTCGATGCAAATTCCACGACATTCTCAAATGCCTGCGCATCAAACGTTTCCGATCCCGATTGCTGTTTCTCCCGGCAATAATCGTAAAGTGACAGAAATGAATCAGCAAACTCCACTGGGTCCGCTTTGA